CAGAACGGTCAGGTAATCGATGCCATAGCGTGTGGTGACGAAACGGGCCGGGACGACCAGCGCCTTGCGCGTCCCGATCTCGACGCGCGCCGCCACGCGCCGCCCGATCAGGCTGTTGTCGATGCCCGGCATGTCGACGTCGGCCATCACCTTGCCGGCGTTGACCGACGGATAGACCTTGATCACCCGGCCTTCGCCCATGCCCGCCGCGGACACCCGCGATCCGGCATGGGCCTTGCCGGCGAGCGATTCGGGCATTTCGAGCCGGACGATCGTCGGCCCGGCGGTGATCACCGCGATCACCATGCCGGGGGCAACCGGCGCGCCGGCGGGCACGTCGGCGCGCAGCACCCGGCCAGCGGTCGGCGCGACGACCGTGCCTTGCCCCGCCACCGCGCCCACGGCGGCCTGCTGCGCTTGCGCGGCGCGGACTTGCGCCTGCGCCGCGCTGGCCGCGGCCTGCGCCTGATCGAGCCGGGCCTTGGCATAGACGCCGTTGTCGTGGAGGAACTTGACGCGCTGGAGGTCCGCCGCCG
This window of the Novosphingobium sp. EMRT-2 genome carries:
- a CDS encoding efflux RND transporter periplasmic adaptor subunit, whose translation is MRGHLFAFAAIGMATALGLPLAGCADSGETTQTAKAPAGPRLTLAMQDTTAWQDVSAEIATVDQAQVMARIPGILSTLTVKAGDTVAKGQAIGRIVDSQLGFQAGAYGAQAAAAQAQAAQAAADLQRVKFLHDNGVYAKARLDQAQAAASAAQAQVRAAQAQQAAVGAVAGQGTVVAPTAGRVLRADVPAGAPVAPGMVIAVITAGPTIVRLEMPESLAGKAHAGSRVSAAGMGEGRVIKVYPSVNAGKVMADVDMPGIDNSLIGRRVAARVEIGTRKALVVPARFVTTRYGIDYLTVLAKDGSATQVPVQTAPAEQADRVEILSGANPGDTIVADTGKGADRK